The Solanum pennellii chromosome 4, SPENNV200 genomic interval TTAATTGTGGATTCCATCTAATATATCAGAAGCATTAGCTTCTGAGCAAAAGCACCAAACACTGAAAAGGATAAATAAGATAAAATGACAACAGCGAACAGTCAAATTATCATTGATCGCATGCTAGTTCAATAAAGTACTTAGCATAAGCTTGAGAATGACCACACCTTGTTTGTAGTAATCATCACAAGTCAACTGCTAAGCACTGCACAATTGAGGCACCATTAGGAACAACAAGAATCATATCCGACCACAAAATGTTCCCACTCAACCCTCCATCTTTATCCTTCCACACTTCGATCTCCGCACACATAATGTCAACCTCCTTACCCCTCCCTTTGCCTtcccacacaacacataacctGTCATCAAAATTCACCATTGTGGCACCACACAGAAACTTAGGCAACCCCTTATCCACCCCTTTTAATTCCTTCCACACATCTTCCTTCACATCATACCCTCTAATCTTACccaaataatcataacaataCAACAGCCCTCCCACCACTGCCGCCCGTCCCCTCCAACCCAAATCAAGCCTTTTCGACACACTCCCCCATTCACATCCCCCAACATCATACACCACTCCTCCCCTATCCGCCATTGCATACATTTTCTCACCCACAACTGCACTAGCATGCATCCACTTATCCCTAACTTCAATCGGACTGGGCAACGCAGTCCACAACCCCGTCATTGGATCAAAAACCTCAGCCCAATTCATCGACCTGGCCCAATTATCAACAACACACCCACCCATTACATAAATCTTCCCATTCACAACACCAGCTGCTGCAAACTCCCTACCAATTCTCATTCTAGGACCCATTTCCCAACAATTCAACCTACAATCATAAACCCACACGTTATTCGATGGAATATCACCAATAGACCCACCAATCACATATATTCTTGAGCCTAAAACTGCATAAGCCGGTCCAATCGGCTTAGTGGGTATTGAAGAAAGGGGAAAAAGCTTTCTGGGTTTTTCTGGGTTTGTGAAAGTAAGGTTGTGGAAGAGAGTATACCAGTGGAAAGTGGAGTTTACCCGGATATTAAGGTAGAGGAAGGTTTCAGTAGTACGGAGGATTGATCGGGTGGTGTAGAGTGCAGTGGAGCTTAGGATGCAACGCCAAGATTTGGAGACGAGGGAGAGAACGGGATGATGGGAACGTGGAACTCTAGCTAAGCACTGTAAGGCAATGTCGTTTGGGAGGTTAGGGATGAGCTGAGATTGTGAGCTAAGATCCGCCATTTTTATGAAAGAGAAGCTGTGGATTCTTCTATGGAGGTCAATCTCAATTTGGAAAGGGTTTTGTTTGGGGAAGGAGAAGAAGATTGTTTATCCAGACAAATGTACAAACATGTAAGCAAACCAAACAACAAAAGTCCTACTCAATTTGTGTGTCTGATTTTAATTTACGTTAAATTAAAAAAGGGATAAGTGCGATTCAAATATGCTATCgatcttttaaaaaatgtataaaagtttgactaatttatgatattaccatcaaagaaaaaactcattcgtgtcattaatttttaatgtgATCTTGCAAAACCATTTTGACACATGATTAATTCTAATCTGGTcatgtcatcaatttttttaataaaataataataatagcataaatgagtcaaacttcaatttttttaataaaataataataatagcataaatgagtcaaacttttaactgatgtcataaatgagttttttctgaaagttta includes:
- the LOC107017893 gene encoding F-box/kelch-repeat protein SKIP6-like; this encodes MADLSSQSQLIPNLPNDIALQCLARVPRSHHPVLSLVSKSWRCILSSTALYTTRSILRTTETFLYLNIRVNSTFHWYTLFHNLTFTNPEKPRKLFPLSSIPTKPIGPAYAVLGSRIYVIGGSIGDIPSNNVWVYDCRLNCWEMGPRMRIGREFAAAGVVNGKIYVMGGCVVDNWARSMNWAEVFDPMTGLWTALPSPIEVRDKWMHASAVVGEKMYAMADRGGVVYDVGGCEWGSVSKRLDLGWRGRAAVVGGLLYCYDYLGKIRGYDVKEDVWKELKGVDKGLPKFLCGATMVNFDDRLCVVWEGKGRGKEVDIMCAEIEVWKDKDGGLSGNILWSDMILVVPNGASIVQCLAVDL